From Eriocheir sinensis breed Jianghai 21 chromosome 19, ASM2467909v1, whole genome shotgun sequence:
TCTCTAGTTATGTCGACCAAACCTGTCAATTGAAATACATACTATCACATCACGAGCATCAGCTATCTTTACATACTTTCACATCACGAGCATCAGCTGTCTTTACATTCATCACCGTAATTTCCCATCGGCAATAACCCAAAGCCATTCATTTGAGTGACTTGCATGCTCAGAACAACATATGAAGCATTATAACATACAAGAACACACCTTCTGCTTGACTTACACTTTTTGGGGCTATTGAGCACCCAGGGCTCTCCGGGGCTCGTTCATCCTCCTGCAGAGGCAGAAAGCGAGGTCGGGAAAACACGTCTCCCCGTCACCGCTCTCCTTTAcggtctgccccccccccccctcttcggACCAAAAGTCTCCTGCATGTCGCTTACTCAGGACACTGAACAAGGGCGCCTTCATACGAGCGTAGGCTCAGCCTATATGATAGACTTTGTAACCTCTGTGACCGAAATGTCATAACATCCCCGATGATAAAATTAATCGCCTTTGCCATAGCACactctcctcccttattcccttttcgCGTtacctctctcacctctccacttcctcgcctctctcatccccttcattCCATAAAACATCACTTGCTTGACCACATGACCACTAAGCTCGTTGCGCTACTACCGCTCCACTAATCTATACCGTACCAAGCtgtttttcttatgtttcttGAACTTATTTTATCTGCCTTGTATCCATTACTGCATGTACTAACTGTCTTATGAACACTATGAACACCAGCTTGTCAACCACGGTTTCTCTTTCCCCCAGCAACCAAAAGCCGCGATGAGGACTGCGCTTGTAGTAGGACTGCTGACGCTGCTGGCTCTGGCACGCTGTGAACCCGAAGTGAGTATGACTCATGCATGGTCGAGGTGTTCCTGCATATACACACGTCAGCTGTAGTGGAACCAGATTGACGAGATCGCTTTTGcattggctcccgcgggtccttatCCTCCCCGCCGCTCCGCAtaacagtcccaacacctgtctttTCCTCATTTACGAGTAGCATATAGGAGAAAGAGatgggtgttgggactgtgtggcacagcggcggggaggaaaggagccGCGGGAGGGAACGCAAAAACGATCTCGCCAGTCTGGTTTCAGGGTATGGTCTCCTGCACAGCGCCAGTAGTAAGTTCGAAATTTCTGGCTGGCAGACTGCCTCGTAAACGTCAGCGCCGCCAGACCAATTGCTTCTCTTTGGCGACAGTTGTAACACCATATACTTGGCTCCTGTGGGCGAAGATCCGCTCCATAGTAAAGTTGgcgtgttttgtttttattctctttctttaaccCGCAGGCTGGTGGTGAGAAGCACGGGGATGACTCCAGGACCGTTGATGCCGACACGACAAAAATTTTGGGTCTGCGAGACCAGCCACAGGAGCTACACCTGCTGCTGGGGCTGGGGCTGGGACTGGGACACGGACGCTGTCTCATGCAGACGTAAGTTTTCATCTGATACATAATGtcgtgaacaacaacaacaaaaaacatcatTAAGATACGGACAATGTTTCAAACACGTTCCAAGCGTATATTTCGACTAGGTGTATTTGGGCCCACTGAGTAACTTGACTGATCACCTAACACCACGTCCACGCACAGGGGCTGCATTGCTGCCGGTGGATTTTGTTTCCGAGACGTTCAAGGCGTCAACACTCCAGATTGCGACTTCAGACTAAACGACCGCATGTTATGTGGTTCCAACTGCAAGTGCTGCCTCAGTAAGTAAACATCACCGAGGGACGAAAGGCACGCTATAATAACGCCCATCAGTGGCTCTTCCTCGTGTGGCGGCTGGTTACTGCTCAAACAAGACTAGATGCAGCAGTGCCAAAATCACCTCAATTTTACATGAAATATTTCTTCATTATGGATGTTCCCCGATCTCAAATAAGAATAACTTCCTTCTTCACCCACCTTATCCATCTTGACAGGAAAACGCTTCAGTCTTTTCGTGATCCCTCCCACAACGCGCCCTTCTGTGTACTAGGCTACGCTCCGAGCATTTACCGAACTTTGCTCCCAGAACACACCCACGTGTACCCCTCTGCTGCCGCACATGTATAGTTTGTTGTGTCCTTAATTTTTCAGATTGTTCCGAAGAAAATTGTGGTGATTCTGGAAGCGGCACGTGCAAGGCTGACTGTGATGAGGGTGAATTCACCAGGGAAAACTGTGGCGCATCTCCTTGCAAGTGAGAACTTGGGAACTTTTGTTGTCTGTCAGTGTAAACGATACGTATGTGGCGACATGACTGtgtgggtgactgtgtgtgtgtgtatgttgagtGTTGGCCGATTGCAGGGTCTTGTTAATGAGGGTGGTTTTATCAATGACGCTGTAGTTTACATTGCTAGTTGACATGTAgcaaccccctccccctacccgaTGCTTCATTTgatcgctagagctcgaaacgtaaaccctgtcgagagcgattttgacgaactccagacactttaccgtttttgtctagtgtgaccttgctattgcctctagaaggctgtaatttggcatgtagcccttcCTGGCAATGTAGTTTAAAcaactcgaaggattttttgatagctcgattccaagttcgtcatcgagccgtcacaaaatagcctgtttttcggcccttttgccgcgatttggacacgtcctaatTTTATGCttgtaacttttttatttatttaatgctttccaagttttttctgattattaatctgtattaaaagagctttcatttgccactaAGCACGCCTCGGTAGTTTTCactcgagctcgaccagaagtcgcgacgaacattcgccgaatctgactcatttcacgcgccgcgacgaaaaaccttcctgacgccacaaaaaaaaaaaaaaaaaatatatatatatatatatatatatatatatatatatatatatatatatatatatatatatatatatatatatatatatatatatatatatatctgcataaaaattattatatgagtcagattcggcgaatgttcctCGCGaattctggtcgagctcgagcgaaaactactgaagctaggaaggcgtgctttgtggcaaatgaaagcttttTTATACAGATTAACAATCAGAAAAACattggaaagcattaaataaataaataaaaagttataagcaaaaaactaggacgtgtccaaatcgcggcaaaagggccgaaaaacaggctattttgtgacggctcgacgacgaacttggaatcgagctatcaaaacatccttcgagttggtcaaactacattgccaagaggggctacatgccaaattacagccctctagaggcaatagcaaggccacactagacaaaaacggcaaagtgctttgagttcgtcaaaatcggtctcgacagggtttacgtttcgagctctaaagacgaaactactgggagtatggaaatgttatgcaccatattggaaagcacattggcagggctaaatcatttgttaaaacaagtattttgaaataaaaaaaaaaaagagtgggtttcaaggttgggaactcaaaaatgttTTTTTCCGTGTCGTTTTTCGCGAATTTAttagattttttaccctttcgagtcggttttcgagctTGGTCGCTAATTAAAATATATATCCCttttattttgccgtcgattgataccagaatctttactgtagccccagaaataagggagttatggcgattcgcaccaaagcggttgattttccaaaattcgcggcaaaatcaaaagagtaagccgttcattacttgagatgtcactgataaGTAGGATAAATTCAGATCCTGCAAGGACAAGTAAAACATGGCTTACCAACAGTGGTGGGAGAGTAGAACCGGTTTggcagtcatgtgatgagtgccaaAACGATCGATACATGCAAAttaagattagataaattcatagatagTGAGGTCGTTAGGGCTTGCATatgcctaccgacctcttgcagccTCCTactgttcttatgttattatgtgGGTGATGTTATTCTTCTGCCATTCAGCGTCGGACGAGTATAGTTAAGCAACAGCGGAGGGACGTGAACTCAGCATTACCACTGACATTACACTCGCTGACCACATAGCCACTCAGCAGAACCTTAAATCCCCGCGGCCACCGCCTTCCCCTGATCTACAATGAGCTACGTCCCTCTGCCAGGTGCTGTGAACCTTGTGAAGCTGCAACCTGTGCTGGCCGCTGTGTGGGTGACCCCGACTCCTGCAATCCAGACGAGTACGTCGGGGGGGACTGTGGCTTCGGGAGCTGTTCCTGCTGCGCGACTTGTGAAGCAGGTTTTGATTGTGAGGCGGCCGGGGGTGAATGTGTCAACGTTAACACTCCGTGCGAAGCCGGCACGTGGCCAAACCTTTTCGCTGGCTGCAACGACGGCAGCTGCCAGTGCTGTGCCACCGTAAGTCAACGCCAGCACGCAGGCGCCCGTAGGAGTCACGCACTTTAACTTTGCTTATATTCGTGTTACACTCCTACGCTTTGTTCAGTTCAGGAGTTGAGTTTTGAAATCAGCTACTTGAAGAGGGGCACTTTCTGCATCTATTTTCATaaccattacatttttttttacccgtAGAGCGTCGGCAAATATGAAACCTTGTGGTTACGCCTGTATCTTGGCGAAActaatgaaaggaatggaaatgacagTCATTGCGCCCAGAACTGACTGGAAGTGATATTATGGCGCACAAAATATTCCGCGCTAGAGTTAGTGGCTTCGCGAAACCTTATCATAGTTTTTTCGCTTGCTCTTTTTCTCACACTTGGAGCAATGAGTTGGGGACATGCACAATATCGTTACTGTGTTAAGAGAAAAACAACAGTCATATTTTAGCTTCAAGAAATAATACAGTCACGAAAACAGCCTTTCCTGTGTGATTGGTTTTGCgtgattgtctttttttttattcattttctgcaGCTGTctgggagaatgtgtgtgtgagagagagagagagagagagagagagagagagagagagagagagacagagtgttCGTGTCTAAAAATCAAACCGATGGCAGCCACCAGATACTTGTTGCCTTTCAGAGTGCAAATATTCTTCgaataatatgtatttgttttctataCGACAAAACGAAAGGCATATCATAATTCATATCGTACAAAGtttcacaaccacaacaacacgaACCAAAAAAACACTAGAAATGGGGAGAGTAAGTAATGGAAATTAGACCGTGTTTATATTAGCGGGGTGGAAGTGCCATAAGGCAGCTGCCCCAAAAATAATGGAGCAGAAACCGCTACAAAACTGAAAactaatgaaaggaaaataagacgaTATTCATGTTAGCAGGGTCAAGGAGGCAGCATATACGGTGCGTGTGATGTATGAGAGCAGTATATGCAGACGTTTTGAGGACGTAATTTATCAGGAAAATGATGGAAGGAGGGCAACGTATTTCTTACGTCTCCGACACCCGAATGTCTGAGAGCGGCCGCCGTTTCTCTTACATCTCTGACGCTTTTCGGGTTAAATGTAGGATGGGATGTCGAGGATATTCAGTTAGTTCATGGTATACTTTTCCTGATGATACAAGGCAATGTAGCTTTCCCCTCACCTAAACTTTCAATAATTAAACACTGGAAAAGAATTATAAGCTCGGAAATAATAAGGGAATCGGGTGGGCTATTTGGTTGGTCGAAAATGAGATAGGCAAAGACTGGTTCATAACAAAACAGGGAATGGTTTCAACAGTCTGAGAAGGGTGAACACGACACAGCTTTTGAGAGGTTAGAGAAACATGTGGATAAAAGACTTGCGGGTATGATAACTTGTGGATGGCTTTCAAGTGTTATTTGCCTTGTATGGACTGACTAGCCCTTGCCTATTCCTTGattatttcctttctctacttgcttaactcccccccccctcccccttctctcctcaacAGTGCAATACCAGCAGTGAATGTGCTGACCAAGGCAACCCGGGGAGATGCGTGAACGACGATATGTATTGCAGCGCTACAAATGAATACATCACAAGTGATCCATGTGGCGACGATACCTCCTGCTTCTGCTGCAAGACCTGTCTGCCGGACCCTTTATGTGAATTTCAGGGTGGCCAATGTGTCAACAATGAAGGTATTATTAAGGGTGGAATGGCTGTGAGGTGCGCCGTCAGCACTGTCACGGGGAAGCCCAAGCTCTCCCCCGTCCGCCATATTGTTGTAGGAGCTGTCACATaagtaacactttttttttttacctcattttacaCTGTTTACACTTATTTATAATATACAGGCGTGTCCAATGAAACTACAGTGTTACTGCTACCCATATACTGCATGCCAACAGGTCCTTAAGATTAGATATATATTGTAATGCACAAAATCACATTCGACTAAATAGTACTAACTTACTCATCCTGGCTCTACTTTTGGCGCCTTTAAGGGAAATTAATCGTACAGTAAACTGTTTGGCTGCATATCTGTACCTGACCTGCAGACAGGTCTCGCctacagccttgatcagtaacacaagatGATTGGTGAACGGATCACTGTAACATGTGATGTGCCAGGCTGGAGaagacagccctctcctggaactcagACAGTACAAGTGTTACAATGTTGTGCCAAGCATGTGTTGACAACTTTGCATATGGTTGGTCATTTTacggtgaaactttctctctgaattttctttcacacacaaaaCAAATGGCAACAACATCTCTGGATGGAAAAGATAGGTGGCCTTTATTTTTAACTGAGATTAATCCGTGAATCGCATCCagatgttgggtaaataaagcattgcagcacgaTTCACACTTTAAAGATCTATTAAGTTTTACGCTGACAAATCCGGCTATATAGCCAACGATCTTGTCAGGGTAAGGAGAGAAAACACAGGCTGAAGCTAAGCTTTCGCTGTCCACCTAAGATTCCCTATTTTCTTTGGTTACATCAGCCAGCCTCTAGAACTCTGATTTTATTGAGGGAACGGTTGATGACACTACTAGATGGTACACTTGCATCAGGAGCCTCTAAAAGCTAAATAATGACTCGAGGCGGTGACACTTGACAACGCtagaatacaacgttgtcaagtgtcgtggtatttatataaaatctttgttattatcctaaaaacgaaacaatctaaacactatatgaccttattggattatccaattacttaattaaattcatttaaaggtagtaaatagctgacatatgagaggaagcgagaggtgctgagagtgtgtggcaaggtgcggggcagggctgaccccgcagccgccactaccccacccgccagtttctcgtggaaatactataccCGGCAATTGCTACCTACTCCTACAAaaagatggccgactgacagttcgctGGCGTCAGTCCGAGCGCCTCACGgccactccacccttaatacctccacgCTGTCAACCCTAATATGATACCTCCAGGTAGTGAGTTACCTGTTGACATCCCTAGCTCCTACCTCAGGCTACGACATCTAGAATTGTCCAACACTTATCATGGAATTAGCTCAGAGTTCCGGAGCGTAGGGAGGCGCGGGTTGAGGTGTAAGTCGTGGTGGCCCCAGGCAGGATGGCTGATGGAGTCCGATGTGGGTTCCAAGGACCGTGTTGTGGTTATGGGACTGGGCCTGGCAAGTTTGGTTTGCTGTCGGTCTCTTTCTTGAAATATGCTTTTGAAGACATGAGAATAACAAAGTAGCAGTGCAGGTCTAAAGATGTGCTCTCGTCGGCGGCTGATAGCAGAGGCGCACTGACGTTTTTAAACTCGCCAAGTTAAGGTTGCCACGTCATCACGATTCAACGGACGATCGAAACTCTTCACAGCACTTCTAACCATAAGTCCGTGGCATTGCATTACCACTAACATTCCCTTGTTCTTAATTTAACATCACCAGAGTAATAATGATACACAATATATTCAAATGGGAATATTTTCCACAGACCAAAGTGGTTCATGTGCCGCGGGGTATGAACCGTCTGAGTGCGGCGGATGCAACACTGATGACTGCACCTGCTGTGTTCCGGAGGTGagtcgtcgtgtgtgtgtgtgtgtgtgtgtgtgtttgtgtactagAGTTACCCACTTTTGAGTGATTCCCGCCGTCTCCTCCTCCAGTGATGGTGAACCCGagccgccgccaccgcctgcACGACCCGCTGCCCTGACCTTGGACCGACCCTGCCCCGCCCTACCTTCATGCACGGACGGCCTGCACGTGCACGCTGATCCTCTGCAGAGTAttcacttctccttcttctcaggCTTCATGCCAGAGCACCCTTCCGCAAagaataaaattataaaaaaaatatatgcacaaactTCAGCAGGCAAGAATTTTTACTTTCGAAATTCTGCGCATGTTCAGCACGCAATATGTGTGTACTGTTCAGAATATATGCTGCAAATAAAATAGAAGCAATCCTTAAGAGTGTTGATGGAGGCAAGTATTATACCTGCCATAGTTTTCCTACATTCGAGGCAGAAATGGTATCAGTGAAGGTGTGAGTGGAGGTGCTGGATGAAGTGGTGCTCATCCATACCAACCCACAGCAccgaaaaagataaaacaaacatCACCCAACTTTAGAGCCACCCACCCACAACGAACGGGGATCCTCCATACCAAGACACCAACACACAGCACCCATACAGGATactacacacacgaaaaaaacacaACACCGAAAAAGGCCAATACAAAGACAACATCCACCTTTACACCCTGAGGATTGTCCGAGAGTCAAGCTGATATGAGGTGAGCGAAGTTGGAAAAGGTGAAAATTAgattaaaatatatgtatttttttacagcaacggaaacagctcaaggacaataataatagtaaaaaagtcCGATAGGTGCTGCTCCAATAACAGTAACCAAgataagaggccaaaagagaggtctatTTCGAGAGAAGAGGTGCCTTGACACTCCTCTctagaaagaggtcaagtcgtaggcaggaggaaatataaacaaaggaaggctgttccagagtttaacagcgGAAGGGAttcaagaatgaagatgctggtttactcttgtatgagggatttggacagtatagggatgagctagagtagaaagttgagtgcagcggggccgcgggagagcagggggcatgcagttagcaagttcagaagagcagttagcattaAATTATCagtagaaaataaaaagacaggcaacattgcagcggaatttaagagtcagtaagagaaggggaggtgatgagatgaagagttggactccactctgtccaaaagggctgtgcgtgtggagccccccccctctacacacacacatgaaatgcatactccgTACGAGGGCGGACTAGGCCCTTGTATATGGGCAGCATCTGTGCAGGGAAAAAGAACtagcgaagacgatacagaacgcccaaccttgaggaagctgatttagtaagagaggagatgtggagtttccaattaagattttaagagaaggatagaccgatgatattTTTGGTATAGAAGAAGTTGACATctgtgtgttgtcgaagaatagtggataggtatttggaagattgtgtcgagttgataggcggagaaattgagtttttgaggcgttgaaggacaccaggttcattctaccccaatcagaaataatggcaaggtctgaggttaagcgttctataGCCTCCAGTCtaaagtcttgtaattcctgttgggagagTCTTCTGTTGAAGGAAGTTGaaaaatgcagagtagagtcatcagcatacgagtggataggacagattgttgtggaaagatcattgatgaacaacagagaatgggagaaaggacagagccctgtgggacacaccactgttgataggtttaggggaagaacactgATCGTCTatgccacagcagagatagaacggccagaaaggaaactggagataaaggaacagagagttAAAAAATCCGTAAGGAGGAtaatttggaaagcaaagatatgtgccagactctatcgataGCTTTCGATTTGTCTAAGGCAAcagtgaaagtttcaccgaaacggttaagagaggatgaccaagagtcagttaagaaagcaagaagatcaccagtagaaccccCTTTTCGGATCCCATACTTTACAATGACGATTACACTCCCgcccaggaggctggagttgtaaggaacaatgGCTGGTATTTCTGATAATAAATCTTAAAGAATTTGTCAGATAATTCGTCGAATGCGAactttcccttgtattcgaatacgaatgagaatgtTTTTATttctcaagccacgaactccgtgggcgtccccttgccctcctccactcagggttgtcttttACAGacacaacccgatgagcaggatcagcttctgggtaacgtgtCACATGCCCGTACAGCCGGAATTGGCGCTGaaggactatgcaggtaatatatgtcgaatcagtctcacggagaagTCGCCGGtatgacacaaagtcattccagtgatatcccatgattctgcgtagacactcattaccaaaggcatctatccgcctctccaagtcctcaTTTAGTGTCCATATCTCACAACCatagagaaagacagggagcacaagggacttgttttattttactttttttttttttttttttttacaacaaaggagacggctcaacggcaacaaaaagtgtagaaaaaaagcccgctactcactgctcccacaacagacaaaagtaaagagtggccaaaagagagatcaatttcggatggagaggtgttttgatacactcctcttgaaagaggtcaagtcatagccAGGAGGAagtgcagacgaaggaaggctgttccagtgtgaagatgctgattaactcttgcataaggggtttggacagtatagggatgagcatgagtagaaagtcgagtgtagcggggcagtgggaggcatgcagtttgcaagttcagaagagcagtcagcatgaaaatattgatagaagatagaaagagaggcaacatggcggcagaatttaagaggtagataactgtcggtaagaggaggggagttgatgagacgaagagccttcgacatcactctgtccaagagagctgtgtgagtggagcctccccacacaggtgatgcatactccatacgagggcggacaaggcccctgtatatggacagcatatgtgccggggagaagaactggcggagacgatacagtacgcccaacctcgaggaagctgatttagtgagagagataatattattttatttatttatttatttatttattacagaaaaggagacagttcaagggcgtgaaaaaaaagaaaacaataatgaaaaaaaaaaaagcccgctacttactgctcctaaatagagtacagaggagtggccaaaaagagaggtcaatttcgggaggagaggtgtccatatacccacctcttgaaagagttcaagttgtaggcaggaggaaata
This genomic window contains:
- the LOC127000604 gene encoding keratin, ultra high-sulfur matrix protein-like encodes the protein MRTALVVGLLTLLALARCEPEAGGEKHGDDSRTVDADTTKILGLRDQPQELHLLLGLGLGLGHGRCLMQTGCIAAGGFCFRDVQGVNTPDCDFRLNDRMLCGSNCKCCLNCSEENCGDSGSGTCKADCDEGEFTRENCGASPCKCCEPCEAATCAGRCVGDPDSCNPDEYVGGDCGFGSCSCCATCEAGFDCEAAGGECVNVNTPCEAGTWPNLFAGCNDGSCQCCATCNTSSECADQGNPGRCVNDDMYCSATNEYITSDPCGDDTSCFCCKTCLPDPLCEFQGGQCVNNEDQSGSCAAGYEPSECGGCNTDDCTCCVPE